aatagtgaaaaaaatttaattttcattgtgaacaaaaagcaaaatggcTCGTACTAAGCAAACAGCTCGTAAATCAACTGGAGGCAAGGCTCCACGCAAACAATTGGCCACTAAGGCGGCCCGCAAATCTGCCCCCTCCACTGGCGGTGTGAAGAAACCTCATCGCTATCGCCCTGGTACCGTGGCACTGAGAGAAATTCGTCGCTACCAAAAATCTACTGAATTGCTCATCCGCAAGCTGCCGTTCCAGCGTTTGGTGCGTGAAATCGCTCAGGATTTCAAGACCGATTTGCGTTTCCAGTCTGCCGCCATTGGCGCATTGCAGGTaagcccaacaacaacattgctATGAGAATATCTTGGCGGGAATGTTGTGGGGAAAATTGGTGGGAATTATTATCTTTTGTAAATTGTCAATTTCGTCATGTAATGTAAAATGATTCTAATTATAGGAAGCATCTGAGGCCTATTTGGTCGGTCTTTTCGAGGATACAAATTTGTGCGCCATCCATGCCAAGCGTGTCACCATCATGCCCAAGGATATTCAGTTGGCCAGACGTATCCGTGGTGAACGCGCCTAAACAACGTCGTGTCCGCCATCTTTAAttagcaaagcagcagcagcaaacggcccaacaacaacaacggagaCGACAACAAAACCTGCGCAGTCGACATCCGCGACGTTAagcgcagctgctgcggcCGCTTAGTCTTAAGTTTCATAAgatttattatacttttatctacttaaaatataagtacaaaaaaaagaaaaaatcaaatactaTGCGAATTTTGTGCgtgtaataaaaatagatttttgcTTTGTGTAAAACTTTTTGCTCTAAAACAGAaagcatttatatttattag
This window of the Drosophila albomicans strain 15112-1751.03 chromosome 2L, ASM965048v2, whole genome shotgun sequence genome carries:
- the LOC117563274 gene encoding histone H3.3A isoform X2; translated protein: MARTKQTARKSTGGKAPRKQLATKAARKSAPSTGGVKKPHRYRPGTVALREIRRYQKSTELLIRKLPFQRLVREIAQDFKTDLRFQSAAIGALQEASEAYLVGLFEDTNLCAIHAKRVTIMPKDIQLARRIRGERA